CGAGATCGCCTCGGTCAACGTGTTCGTCTGCGAAGACGCATTCTGATACTCGGCGATGATCGCGCCGAGCGCCTCGCTCAGCTCCGCCATCGAGTCGAGCGGAATGTCGACGCCGTCTCCAGCCATGAGTGCACCTCCCCGGTCGTTTCCATCCTAGGGACGGGGCCGCAGGCCGCCATGGGGAGAACTCCCCACTTCGCTGTCCGAGGTTCCCTGGCCCGAGGGTTCCCGTCCGGGGAGGGTCGGCCTCACGCGGTGAACACGGTGAGCGCGCCGGGAACGGCATCCACCCGCACCGGGAGGGCGCCCAGGGGATCGCCGTCCGCGTAGGCGGTGAGCGCCGGTGCGTCGAGGCGCACGGCGCGGGCGCGACGCATCACGACGTCGGGCGACGATGCGTGCGTGCCGCGATAGACGCGGGGAAGGAGGCGCAGCAGCCGCAGGCGGCCGGCGGGACGCACCAGCGTCACGTCCAAGAGACCGTCGTCGAGCATTGCCTCGGGACAGATGCGGATACCGCCCCCGTACGTCGGACCGTTCCCCACGGATGCCAGCACGAGCGGACCGTCGAGCACCTCCACGTCGCCGTCGGCGTCCTCGAGTTCGACGCGGAACGGGAGGTCGCGCAGCCGCAGGAACTCGATGAGGACGGCGATGTCGTAGCGGGAGTGCCCTCGAGGCCACGTCATGCCGTTGGCCCGGTCGTTCACCTTCGAGTCGAAGCCCGCGGCCAGCACGGTCGCGTACAGCCGCGAGGAGCCGTCCGCCCGCGTCGCGCGGGCCAGGTCGACCCGCCGGGTGCGGCCCGCGATGACGGCCGCGGCAGTCGCCTCCGCGCGCAGCTCGCGCAAACCGAGCGCGGCGGCGAAGTCGTTGCCCGTGCCGACCGGGACGATCCCCAAGGGCGTGTCGGTGCCGGCGAGCTCCTGGATCGCGAGGTTCACCGTTCCGTCTCCGCCCGCGACGAGCACGGCATCCGTCCCGACGTCGAGCGCGGCCCGCAGCAGCGTGGAGGAGTCGGCGGCGCTCCCGCCGGAGATCACCGCTACCCGGATGCCGTGGGCTCGGAGGCGGGCGGTGACCTCGTCCACGACGACGGTGTGCGCACCGGCGCGCGCGGCGGGGTTGACGAGCAGTGCGACGTCCATCGCCGTACCTGTTCTCTCGGGTGCGTCGCGGTCGGGTGCTGGCAGGATTCCGCACCGAGACGACCGTTTTCCGCGAGCCGAGCGTCGGGGGTGCTGGACAGGATGGTGTCATGACCGGCCGCTCCCTCGCTATCGACACGCCCGCCCGCCATGGCGGGATCGGACTCGTGCAGGGAACCGCGCTCTACGTGGCATCCGTCCTCGGCACGGGTCTGCTCGTCCTGCCCGGCCTCACGGCGAGCGTGGCGGGCCCCGCGAGCATCCTGGCCGTCGCGGCCGTTCTCGGCCTCTCCGTACCGTTGGCGGGCACGTTCGCCGTCCTCGCCGCACGCTACCCCGACCCCGGGGGAGTCGCGAGCTACGTGCGGAAGGCGCTCGGGGGCACCGCGGCCCGCATGACGGGCTACTGGTTCCTCTTCGGCGTGTGCGCCGGGGCTCCGGTGGTCGCCGCACTGGGTGCCGAGTACGTCGTTGCCGCCCTCGGCGTCGATCGCGCGTTCGTGCCGCTCCTGGCGGCCCTCATCTTCCTCCCGCCGTTCGCGCTCAATGCGCTCGGCGTGCGGGTCGCCGGCGGCGCCCAGTTCGTGCTCACCGCCCTCCTGCTCGCCGTGGTCGTCTTCGTCGTCGGACTGGGAGCACCGTCGGTCGAGGCCTCGAACTTCCAACCGTTCCTCCCGCACGGGTGGGCGGGAGTCGCGACGGCGGTGAGTCTGTTCGTCTGGGCGTTCGCGGGCTGGGAGGTCGGCACCCATATCTCGGGGGAGTTCCGGCGCCCCGCACGAGACATCCCGTGGGCCACCGGCATCGCCGTCGTCGTCACCGGCGCGTGCTACCTGGTGCTGCAGGTCGTGACCGTCGGAGCGCTCGGGGTGAGCGCGGGCGAGGGGCAGGTGCCGCTCCTCGATCTCGCGCGGCTGGGGTCACCGCGCCTGGGTCCGATCGCCGTCGGCATCATCGCGGCCATCGTCGCGCTCGGCGTGCTCAACGCGTACCTTGCGGCGTTCGCGAAGCTGGGTGCCTCACTGGCCGACAACGGCGACCTTCCGCGGTGGTTCTCCCGAGGAGTCGAACACGGCGGCATCCCGCGCCGCGCGCTCGCCCTCACCGCTGCCGTCGCTGCCGTGTACTTCTCGCTCATGCTCGTGAACGGCATGGTGCTCACCCCGTTCATCCTCGTTCACACGAGCAGCATGGTCGCCATCTACGCGCTCGGCATGGTCGCCGCCGTGCGGCTGCTGCCTCGGCGTTCAGCGGGATGGTGGATGGCGGTCGTGGCCGCGGTGCTGTGCGCGGGCATGCTGGCGCTCGCGTGGGCCTCACTGGCCCCCGCACTCGCGCTCGCGTCCGCGGCGGTCGTCGTGACCGTCGCCCGCCGCGGACGTCGCGCTAGAGCGTGAGTGCCGATTCGAGGATCGTCGACTGCTCCACCGCGTGGACCTTCGGCGAACCGGTCGCCGTCGACGCAGCCGCGGCGCGCGAGATGCGACGCACCGTGCGGCCCCGCAGGTTCTTCACGACCTCGAGAGCGATGAAGGGCCACGCGCCCTGGTTCTCGGGCTCGTCCTGCACCCACACCAGTTCGGCGTCCGGATAGCCGTCGAGGATCGCGTTGAGCTCGTCGACGGGAGCCGGGTAGTACTGCTCCAGGCGCACGAGGGCGATCTCGGGGTTCGGCTTCTTCTCGAGTTCGGCCTTGAGGTCCCAGTGGATCTTGCCGGAGTGCAGCAGCACGCGCCGCACCGCGCTCTTGTCGATCCCGCGGTCGTCGTCGAGCACCGGCTCGAAACGTCCCTGCGTGAAGG
This genomic window from Candidatus Microbacterium phytovorans contains:
- a CDS encoding diacylglycerol kinase, which translates into the protein MDVALLVNPAARAGAHTVVVDEVTARLRAHGIRVAVISGGSAADSSTLLRAALDVGTDAVLVAGGDGTVNLAIQELAGTDTPLGIVPVGTGNDFAAALGLRELRAEATAAAVIAGRTRRVDLARATRADGSSRLYATVLAAGFDSKVNDRANGMTWPRGHSRYDIAVLIEFLRLRDLPFRVELEDADGDVEVLDGPLVLASVGNGPTYGGGIRICPEAMLDDGLLDVTLVRPAGRLRLLRLLPRVYRGTHASSPDVVMRRARAVRLDAPALTAYADGDPLGALPVRVDAVPGALTVFTA
- a CDS encoding amino acid permease — encoded protein: MTGRSLAIDTPARHGGIGLVQGTALYVASVLGTGLLVLPGLTASVAGPASILAVAAVLGLSVPLAGTFAVLAARYPDPGGVASYVRKALGGTAARMTGYWFLFGVCAGAPVVAALGAEYVVAALGVDRAFVPLLAALIFLPPFALNALGVRVAGGAQFVLTALLLAVVVFVVGLGAPSVEASNFQPFLPHGWAGVATAVSLFVWAFAGWEVGTHISGEFRRPARDIPWATGIAVVVTGACYLVLQVVTVGALGVSAGEGQVPLLDLARLGSPRLGPIAVGIIAAIVALGVLNAYLAAFAKLGASLADNGDLPRWFSRGVEHGGIPRRALALTAAVAAVYFSLMLVNGMVLTPFILVHTSSMVAIYALGMVAAVRLLPRRSAGWWMAVVAAVLCAGMLALAWASLAPALALASAAVVVTVARRGRRARA